CTGTAAACTTGCGCTTCACCATACTAAGTTGTTtttccaaaattttaaaactttgctTTGATCATTGCTTTCCCCCATGGCGAGTTTGTCAAAAGCTAGACCCAACAAAAGCATGTTTTCAAAAATATTTCTGAAAAGTTGTTTCATGCCACCATGTTTTTCTTGTATTTTTTAATGTTCCTTGTCACGAGACCTTTAAAACTTGATTTCCCATGGACATGTTGGATATATTTAAAAATCAACCTACTGTAACAAAAATAAAGTGTTTAGTATAAAGTTTCAACACAAACCGGCAGGTAATCCATATATTTTATGAATTGTATGCACTAAAAGCAAATTTCAATGTTTTTCAATCTGTTTAATAAAATTTTAAGAGTTTGCCTGTTATATTGGAAAGGCAAATTAGCAGGACAGCCATTAACTTGCAATGCAAATTTGTATTTTAACTTTATTACATTGCTTTAAATAAACTAGTGCATGCCCTAGAAACTAGACATGCACAACTTTATAGATAAATAGGAAACTAATTCTCAGAAACATGATTTTTATCAACGAACAATGTATAACAAATGATTGACTAGAAGATCAATCTGATCGAGCTAGAAAAACATATTTTGATCATAAAACTGCTTGTCATGACATGAAGTTTCTGTTCAGAAATATTCGCCGGATTATGACGGTGAGGGATCATAGTTTGGAAGATCTCGCCGTGAGGAGTAcaacggtgaaaacggattttGATTGAACACTCAGTTTGTAGGCAATGCATTTTATAGTGTTACAAACACATGGATAGGAAAAGCGCATGAGGGATCAGCCTAACATTTTCCCCTTTTCTATCCATCACAAGATTTCATGAGATAGAGGCTTTTGCACTAATCCTGTATCATTATCATAAAATATACATACTAGCACATACAATGTAGCATTTTTTTTAAAAGCACAGTACAACCGCATATgctcacatacactcacccctatgaaagCACACACGCACattctacccctatgagcacctccaaacAGTTAAGCCGGTATAACATGTTAAGATTGACAAAATCACGATACACAGCTTCGTAGTCTACCATGTAGCATTTCTATTAGTTCCGTATAAAACAATATAATCTCTCGGAAATAAAAAATTACAGTCTAAGTTAAACCTTATCCGGATTTCTTTGAGAAACACGGTACAGATGCATACACTGATAACCTGCATGCACATTGTTCCCTTTGAAAGCGCGCACGCACATCCTCAATTCCTCATGCTTCCTTGAAGAAGATACGAGGGTAGAAGAGAGGTTAGTTGGTCGCTTGTGATTTGGAGAATATGCATCTGCTTCTACCTGGTCAGGTCCCAAATTTGCTCTACTTCTAGTTCTTCCTGGTTGGTCCCTCTGTACCTGTTCGTAATAGCGTTAGATTTTGTTTGTTTTTCATATGTATCAACATATGATTAATTAAGAGATCTGGTGCCCAACCATGCATTATGGATGTGTTTGGAGCTATTTTTCTCATGTGCTTGGCCCGCAGGGTTGTTTGAGGTATATCCGATTAGGTGTATTATTAGGTGGGAGAGGGGGTGCGTGACCCTTTTTTGGCTGGAACAAGCACGCGCGTTGGCATGGAAGAAATTGACACGTGAGTCCAATATAAGGACTGGATATGAAGAAGACCAGCTTACTCTCAAATCTAACCGTTTAACCATGCATATCCATATCGGTAATTTTGGGAAGGCAAACCCCCCTATTTATATAAACTCGGCGACGCCCCCAAACAAACGACAGCCAACCTTTCTCAGGTGGTTGAATTCCCGGCGACCTGAGCACCATGGTTTCGGCCGACGCAGCTCGCAACGTCGTCGGCATCATGGGCAATTGCATCTCCTTTTGCCTCTTCCTCTCCCCTGCGTAATTAAgccgccctcctctcctcctcttgcCTGGTGATCTGTATATGGAAGGTGGCTGTTGGTAACCAGGACATGAATCTGAGCTTGTTTTCTTTCTGCATGCCGCATGCAGGCAGACATTTGACCGGATTTGCAAGAACAAGGACGTGGAGCAGTTCACGCCGGACCCCTACCTGGCGACGCTCATGAACTGCCTGCTCTGGTTCTTCTACGGCCTCCCAATCGTCCACCCGAACAGCCTCCTCGTCATCACCATCAACAGCATCGGCATCATCATCGAGACAATCTacctctccatcttcttcctctactcGCCCCCAAAGAAGCGGGTACATACATCCCTGATCCCCCTATTCCCGGCCCGGAAGAACAATTAATTTCCCCGTATTTTTTGGCCGCTAGTTTCTGGTCCCTACGTCCCTAACCCATGCCCGTGCGTGCGTGCAGCTAAAGATACTTCTCGTTGTTGGCTTTGAGGTGGCGTTCGTGGCGTCCGTGGTGGTCGGAGTGCTCCTCAGCGCCCACACCTACGAGGACCGCTCCAGGATCGTCGGCATCATCTGCATCGTCTTCGGCACGATTATGTATGCCGCCCCGCTCACAGTCATGGTACGTACACGCGCACACCTACCCACATGCATGGATCCACGCTTTGGATTCGCTAGCCTTGGCTTCAAACTCTATCCGTTGCGTGTTAATGCCGCACATGTGGCCGTTGTGGACGTATAGCGTGATATTGATGCCCTATTTAGGAAGACCAGCTTAGTTAATCTGCATGAACCTACAGTTTATTAAAAGATGCAACACCCAGGTTATTTTAAAAGATGCATGTTGCCACTGTATATGTTTGGTAAAAAATAAAACCTACTGTTTATTTCTATATCAATAGGTAATGCAACCCCCTAGCTCTGTTCTGCTTAAGTATAGCCATCCAACCAAAAAACTTTCTATTTTAGCTATATGTAACTTGCCTGTTTTTTTAAATGTGGGTAAGGCGATTTCCGACCTTTGATTCTTTTATTTTGCAGAattgatgctctctctctctctctctctctctctctcgtgttgtttCATGGCTTCTTGGGTTAAATTTTTGACATGTTCGGGGTCACTCCATTTTCTTATTGGGCTTGAAGCCCATTACCCATTTCCTGTTTTAATTTCCTTCTGCTTTACATGTTTTTGCATATTTTTTACCATTTTCCTTATTTTTGTATCGGTAATTTTTTGATGTTGGATGAGTGTAAATGGATACGCGTAAGTACTATACAATGTGTGTTTAAATTGTTGTAGGGTACGGAAATTTCACTATTACATATTTATTCTTTGCATATATAAGAGTGCAATTTTCAGTGTAAACTTGTGTGCAAGGTTTTAAAGTCATTTTCATTTCCTTTCTTCTTATGGGGTAATACCGATGCCATTAATTTAGTGATCCTAAgaaaatttcattattttgaaTTTTTAGTATTTATTTAATTTTCCTTCTTCCTTTAAGGGTAATATCAATGCCACTAATTCTTTTCTAAGAAAAgttattttttttttgcaaaaaatcactattGTATGTTTATTTTTTCCATCTTATAAATAGCGCAATTACATGTAAATTGTATGCAAAGTTGGTCTTTGTTTTCATTTTATTTATTCTTAGAGGTTAATACTAATGTCACTAATTCATTGTTTCCTTAGAAAACATCATTTTTTAAAGTGTGTAAGTATAAATGCAAGTACTACACAATATGTGTGTAAACTACATTAGAGTGCGAAAATTACACTACTATATGTTTATTCTTTGCATACTACAAGTgtgcaaagttgtgtgcaagtttttttGAAGGGTAATAACAATGTTGCTAATATATTCTTCCTTGGAATACTTTATTAtattggtttttttatttttatttcatttcctttcttctttaagggtaataccaatgatTATTCTACACAATATTTCAAAACTATCAACGCTTAGGGTATCatctactctctccgtcccataatatgagtgtagtgtcaaaaacgctcttatattatgggacggagggagtagttatgtaTAATAATATAGCCTTTGTAAATTACCTACAAAAACTTTTACCTGCAAATGGATATactaaaacaattcaaaaaaaaaggaaaaaaagacgaAAGCAATAATATTGTACTGCCTGCTTGCAGGGGAAAGTTATCAAGACAAAGAGCGTGGAGTATATGCCATTCACCGTGTCTCTGGTGAACACTATCAACGGCTGCTGCTGGCTAGCCTATGGGCTGATAGGGAACGACCCCTATGTGACGGTCAGTACGCCCGCATCTTGAAAAGTCCCAAACCCTGCCAACCGAGAACACCTCTGCATCGATTTAACTGTGATACCCTATTTTTAATTCCGTGCAGATCCCTAATGCCATCGGTACAGTTTTGTGCATCTTCCAGCTGATCCTTTACGTGTGCTACTACAAGTCGACCCCCGTCAAGGAGCAGAATGTCGAGTTGCCCGCCGCCGCCACAGAGAACTAACATTGCTGGCAACGGCGACGTTTCCCTTCCCTCACCGTCGAGAGATAAGCTTGGCTTGCTGCCGTCTGTGGTGCTAGACTGCTTGTCTTTGTTAGCTAGTGTCTGACTGTGCCTTTAGTTCCGCGAACCATTGTCGTCTGTCCTAGTAAAAAGTAGACCTAATATATGCAGCTGACTTATCGCAGATTATGACACCACGCTTGTTCTCATACTCTCTCAATCCACTATTTGATGGCAAAATGGATTTGTTGAACCGCAGCGTTTCTGcattcttgtttagttttattttttcTGCATTCTTGTTTAGTTGGCATGTAATTTGTGTGGGCAGACACGACTAGGACTTTATTACCGGTTCGCTGGTTTGGCTTGTTGCCACATCGAGAGGCAtgtgcaatctcgttaccggcaagtctctttaccggcaagtctctttaccagaccgcataacaacatacgttgttccctttgtcatcgctatgttacttgcccgagattcgatcgtcggtatccaatacctagttcaatctcgttaccggcaagtctctttactcgttccgtaatacatcatctcacaactaacatattagttgcaatgcttgcaaggcttatgtgatgtgcattaccgagagggcccagagatacctctccgacaatcggagtgacaaatcctaatctcgaaatacgccaactcaacatctacctttggagacacctgtagtacccctttataatcacccagttacgttgtgatgtttggtagtacccaaagtgttcctttggtaaacgggagttgcataatctcatagtcaaaggaacatgtataagtcatgaagaaagcaatagcaacatactaaacgatcgggtgctaagctaatgga
The window above is part of the Triticum aestivum cultivar Chinese Spring chromosome 2A, IWGSC CS RefSeq v2.1, whole genome shotgun sequence genome. Proteins encoded here:
- the LOC123184364 gene encoding bidirectional sugar transporter SWEET6b; translated protein: MVSADAARNVVGIMGNCISFCLFLSPAQTFDRICKNKDVEQFTPDPYLATLMNCLLWFFYGLPIVHPNSLLVITINSIGIIIETIYLSIFFLYSPPKKRLKILLVVGFEVAFVASVVVGVLLSAHTYEDRSRIVGIICIVFGTIMYAAPLTVMGKVIKTKSVEYMPFTVSLVNTINGCCWLAYGLIGNDPYVTIPNAIGTVLCIFQLILYVCYYKSTPVKEQNVELPAAATEN